DNA from Armatimonadia bacterium:
GAAGCTGCGGATCAGGACCATCGTGCGGTAGTGCTTGAGTAGCTCGGATCGGTCGTAGTTCACGAGAAGCTCCGTATCACGACGGCTGCACGCCGTCCGCTGGGAAGGTCGACAGCCTCCACCAGGCGAGGCTGATCAGACTGCTCGCCCAGGGCGGCGGCTAAGTCAAGGGCAAGCGAGGCACCGAAGGCATAGCCGTAGCTGGCCGACGGTTTCCAGGGGTCTGCAGGCTCAACCCCGGCATCCAGACAGGCTGCCCTCTTGGCCGTGTCGGCGTCCTCTTGCCCGTAGCCGCCAAGCCCCACACCCGCGAGTTCGGCGTGGACCTGTGCACCACGGTCTGCAGCGTGCTCGGCGCTCTCCAGGAGGAACAGACACGCACCCTCACCGGGAACCACTCCGGTTGGCAGGCCTCCGGCGCTGTTGAGGGCGGCGAGAAGCGCTTCGCTGAGGACATCCACGCCGCCGGCCAGGACCACCTCTGCCCGTCCCCAGCGCACCAGGTCAAGCCCGTAGCGAAGAGCATCCCCGCTGGAGGTTCCGCCGGCGGTCACGGTCGAGACCGGCCCCTCAATCTTGTACTCAATCGCGGCCAGGCTCGCGGGTGAGTTGGCGAAGCTGTGGGTGAAG
Protein-coding regions in this window:
- a CDS encoding beta-ketoacyl synthase N-terminal-like domain-containing protein, with product MSKPRAVVITGLGPISAIGIGREDFHAGLLEGRQGCREPQRLQGNWPALPQLAECLDFVVEDYLESEKTYLDRCSEFLLASCALALEDAGLGWRELDHPRFGLSVGTAFGCLDSMHNVTARVQAKGLRFASPMIFTHSFANSPASLAAIEYKIEGPVSTVTAGGTSSGDALRYGLDLVRWGRAEVVLAGGVDVLSEALLAALNSAGGLPTGVVPGEGACLFLLESAEHAADRGAQVHAELAGVGLGGYGQEDADTAKRAACLDAGVEPADPWKPSASYGYAFGASLALDLAAALGEQSDQPRLVEAVDLPSGRRAAVVIRSFS